From the Paludibacterium paludis genome, one window contains:
- a CDS encoding RidA family protein: MKDILFTKDAPAAIGPYSQGTAFGNLVFTSGQIPLDPVSGEVVGSGIEDQSRRALDNLKAVLIAGGSSPEQVLKTTCYLADLADFAAFNAVYSEYFGSEAPARSCFAVKALPRGVLVEVEAIAWRK; the protein is encoded by the coding sequence ATGAAAGACATCCTCTTCACCAAAGACGCTCCGGCTGCGATCGGACCGTACTCCCAGGGCACCGCATTCGGCAATCTGGTGTTCACTTCCGGCCAGATCCCGCTCGATCCGGTCAGCGGAGAGGTGGTGGGCAGCGGTATCGAGGACCAGTCCCGTCGTGCGCTGGACAATCTCAAAGCCGTGCTGATCGCGGGGGGCAGTTCCCCCGAGCAGGTATTGAAAACGACTTGCTATCTGGCGGATCTCGCCGATTTCGCCGCGTTCAACGCGGTGTACTCCGAGTATTTCGGCAGCGAGGCGCCGGCGCGTTCCTGCTTCGCGGTCAAGGCTCTGCCCAGGGGCGTGCTGGTTGAAGTGGAAGCCATCGCCTGGCGCAAGTAA
- the miaA gene encoding tRNA (adenosine(37)-N6)-dimethylallyltransferase MiaA, which yields MNHSPVIALMGPTASGKTGLALSLARHFPIEIISVDSALVYRDMDIGTAKPSREERSVCPHHLIDIISPLEAYSAAQFHQDTTRLVSEIRARGKIPVLVGGTMLYFKALQEGLSDLPKADPELRRQLDEDAAREGWPALHARLAGLDPATAARLEPGDAQRIQRALEVCLLSGRPMSELLEKGREGAMPFTALPLVLVPEDRRWLHRRIAERFGLMLEQGFLEEMIRLRTRYPQLTPDLPSMRCVGYRQAWAYQEGEIDRQTFIDQGVAATRQLAKRQLTWARGMDLVPLNAQSPDLEDTVLRAVAAWVKDETLPDDIRWTGEF from the coding sequence GTGAACCACAGCCCCGTCATCGCCCTGATGGGCCCCACCGCTTCGGGCAAGACCGGCCTCGCGCTGAGTCTTGCCCGGCATTTTCCCATCGAGATCATCAGCGTGGACTCGGCCCTGGTCTACCGCGACATGGATATCGGCACGGCCAAGCCCAGCAGGGAGGAGCGAAGCGTCTGCCCGCACCACCTGATCGACATCATCAGCCCGCTCGAAGCCTATTCCGCCGCCCAGTTCCATCAGGATACGACGCGTCTGGTCAGCGAGATTCGCGCGCGCGGCAAAATACCGGTACTGGTCGGCGGCACCATGCTGTACTTCAAGGCCTTGCAGGAAGGCTTGTCGGATCTGCCCAAGGCCGACCCCGAACTGCGCCGCCAGCTCGATGAGGACGCGGCGCGCGAAGGCTGGCCCGCGCTGCACGCCCGTCTCGCCGGACTCGACCCCGCGACGGCAGCTCGCCTCGAACCGGGCGATGCGCAGCGCATCCAGCGCGCGCTGGAGGTTTGCCTGCTCAGTGGCCGGCCGATGTCGGAATTGCTGGAAAAGGGCCGGGAAGGCGCCATGCCGTTCACCGCGCTGCCCCTTGTTCTGGTACCGGAAGACCGCCGATGGCTGCACCGGCGCATTGCGGAACGCTTCGGTCTGATGCTCGAACAGGGGTTTCTCGAGGAAATGATCCGATTGAGGACTCGCTATCCGCAACTGACGCCCGATCTTCCGTCGATGCGCTGCGTGGGCTATCGCCAGGCCTGGGCCTATCAGGAGGGAGAGATCGACCGCCAGACCTTCATCGACCAGGGCGTGGCCGCGACGCGCCAACTGGCCAAACGGCAACTGACCTGGGCGCGCGGCATGGATCTCGTCCCGCTCAATGCCCAGTCGCCCGACCTGGAGGATACCGTGCTGCGGGCCGTTGCCGCCTGGGTCAAGGATGAAACACTGCCGGACGATATCCGCTGGACCGGGGAATTCTGA